Within the Eucalyptus grandis isolate ANBG69807.140 chromosome 1, ASM1654582v1, whole genome shotgun sequence genome, the region tattaaatttatttatatgatgTTAATGCCAAACAAGTCTTGTGCAAAGATTGCATGAAATCAACCGGTTCGGTTCCTGTTTCTAATCTTTCGGGGTCATAGGTGAATCGGAATTGGCCTACCTTGAAACTGATCATTCCCAGTGTGATACCCTTTCGTTTATTTTGTTCTAAACTAATTATTTGCACCCCTTGTGCATTGAGTTCTGGGACTACTCCATTCATAGTCGGAAGATCCAACACGAGAAGTTTGAATATTATCATCCCGTTTGGTGGACTCACAGAAACCCCTTCGTATGATGCCACAATCTGTTGTGCGGACAATAATGTGTTGTACTACAGGTCTGCGCCTAAGATATCCAGCATTTGATGTTTGTACAGCACTATCTACAACTCTTTTATCTATAACTCTTTTGTGGTCTACATAATATATTCTGTTAAAAGATTGTCGTAAATTGCTTTAAATGGGTAAATCAATAATTTGTGCTCAAGGATCTGATATTAATTCTCTCATACCTAGTAATTGGTGTAGTTGGGATGCATTTCCTCTAGCTCTCAAAAAAGACATTATATGGATTGGATTAAATGGTGTTGTCATCCTAAAATTAGGATTCATTTCTTGTTGCAAATCTTCACTCGTAGCATACCACACCTCAGTGGATTGGCGTAATTTTTCTGCTGCATGTACATTCCCATTATGATgatgattttccaaaatcaaactTTGTTGTTTAGCCTCTCCTACTAACTACCCCTAGAAAGTATTGTTAAAAGATCATCAACCCCTAATGAAATGGATGTAGTGGTTGTTTGCTGGAAACCTAAAGTCTTAACTTAATCCAGAATTTTTGGTGTGTTTGCCATTCCGAAGTGAAGTTTTTTAATGGGAGTTCCATCTATTACTTTATTATGAAAGACTAGAAACTCCATATTCTGCTGAGCGGAATGGACAATGAATTTGAGTACTTCATTTTCTCGATCTTAATTAATATAGAAATTCAGGCATTAAGGTCCTAGTTGAACTAGAGAGACCTGAATTTGCACTGGTGTCATAAAATTACTTAATAGTCataaaattacttaatttaGGTACCATATGATTAGGTATCAAATGAGCAGGTCCGACAAAACCCTTGTATAGCTATCAACTGTTTAAACCAATAGGATTTCAGTGGGTCTAGAATGTAATCAGTTGGGAGGGGGTGTGGAGCGGAGCCGGGGAGGCTTCTCAGCTTTATTGAGGGCAGGAAAGGCATGAAACCTTTGCATTGAATGGAAAAGAATTTATTCCTCTAAGCTTTATTCAGGGCAGGAAAGGCACAAAACCTTTGCATTGAATGGAAAAGAATAATACAATGTACTTGTTCCTGCGGCATGTCGCATCGATGCAGTGAggcaacagagagagagagagaggagagagagagagagagagagagagagagttctcaGCTTTATTCAGGGCAGGAAAGGCACGGAACCTTTGCATTGAATGGAAAAGAATTTATACATACAATATACTTGTTCCTGCGGCATGTCGCATAACCATGATCCAGTGAGGCAACAATGTACACGAGCTAACACACGAACAAGTATCGATAGAACAACGGTACAACTAAAGCCACTCCACGACGGCAGGGTTAAATTACAAGAGAAGAAGGGGatcaaatatgaaaaagaataaGGCAAAAGAAAAGCAGCAATCATTTACATAATCAGATCATAACATGGCCAAGGGTGAATCTGCAGATTCCTTTCCACTCAAGTTGTTTGATTTTTCACCTTCTATTGGAGCGCAACTAGAGCTTTGGCACAGAATCTATTGCCATGCAGCAGCCTACTAAGAACAGCAACTGCCATTAGCAGGTGGTCGGTGTTCTTGTTTCTgcttcaaaattttattctttgcaGCAGTTGATCCTTCTTCCAAGAGACTGGGAACCTCCATAATCTGGCAAGAGGAAGATGATAACATAAATTGTTCGAATGTAGAAATCAGATGTTAGTCCCGCTAGAGGTTCGTGTGTCCAGCAACAATTAGGCTTAGATTTATCTGGTTTTCTTAGATGCGAATGTCTCTCTCCGTGGACAACTCCAAGGGTGCTCAAGGAGtcgtttgtttgtttgtttgttttttttaaagtgaaCCATGGTAACCTGCTTAAGGTCGAAAGATTAGATTTTATTTCCCATTTAGGatcaaattttaacttaattaatgaaatctCTTGTGGTTTCACTCTTGAATACTATAAGAAATCGGACGAGGCAAAGATAAGTTAGTCAAATGTTGTACAAAACTCCATCTACCCAGACACAAAATCTGGGATTATTTGTTGGCTGATCAGTAACACTGTTTTCAGCACATCAACCAACAAAATAACTGCTCATGCATGCGCGTCTTAGCTATACAGGTGCGCTTTCATACTTAGACACTATCCATAAGAGTGCACAGAAACAAGCTGCGACTACAGGACAAATTAGACCAACTAAGCGTGAACCCAAAAAAGATTGTATCCCTAATCATTTCCTTGCAAGAGGAGCTTCCAGTATTTCCTACATTCCCTTTTCACAGAATTGACATGCGTGAAATTGTGAATCTATGGTAAGCAGTATCTTTCAGAGACAGCTCCTCAAACCCAGTTACTGCAGTTATACTGGATCTTTCACATTTAGAACCTTTCACAGCGAAGCTAGGTAGGATATAAGGTGAAAATGACAAGTTAACTCGACTCTGTGAAAACCATCGGTTTtgcatatttatttaaaaagtacATGATATTCAGGGTCACCAAGAAGCGATATCATGCAAATATATCACAGCAATGCTGCAGTGAATTGGTCTAGAAGAGATTATCAACAGACAAGAAGGAAACAAAAGCAAAATTGTATAGttataaataaaagtttatttTCCTGCTTGACACATTAGATGTGCAAATGACAAGCATATTACCTTTAAGGCCAGTTTTTCAAAGCACTGCTCCACGTTCTCTCTAGTTTTTGCACTACATTCTAGAAATAAGCAACCAAGTTTTTTCGCCAGAGCAATTCCCTCCTCTGTACTCACAGCCTTTTCAGAATCCTGGAGGCACACAGTGAACAAATAAATAGTTAAAGATATACCTGCATTAGATTGACTAATGGCATTTCCATATGAATACTGCAGATTAAGGAAAATGGAAAGCCACAAAGCAAAGTATCAGAGGTCTCTCAAACAAGAAGTGCAATGACTCAACGATGGTGCTAGAGGGTTTCCACCGCTGTTTGTCATTGAACTTTGTCATCCATTTACATTCATATGAAACACAATATATAACTTAAAGGAACCAATACGAGAAGCACATTAATTCCATGATATTGATGTTGGGAAAACTAGAGGAGACAGatgaaatttcagaatttaCCTTGTCAACTTTATTCCCGACAAGCATCTTAACACAATTTTGACTAGCAGAATGGAGTTCCACTTCTTTTGCCCATACATTGGATAAGTTTGCAAAGGTCTCTTTTCTTGTCACGTCATAAACTAagccaaagagagaaaaagtcgACAAGAATCAGAATAGATCTACGTGAGAGGCTACAAAAGTCAACAGAGTGCATCATTTCTTCATATCTAAGAGCATTTTCATAGGCCGAGTTCTAAATTTGACTCAACTTTGAGCAGTAGAGAAGAAGATAGCCGGCGAGTAAAaaccaagaaaataagagagagaacCAATAATGAATGATTGTAATAAAAAAAGCTTTCCCTGATCAAACAGGGTCaacatacaatatatatatctgtgtgtgtgtgtgtgtgtgtgtgtgaactGCCATGTCATCTCATCAATTGGCCAGCTACTTCAGATGTGCCAAACATAGGCAAAGCTATAAACTAGAGTGTAGACAATATATCGATACATCTGTAGGATTTGGGGCTTCCTTTCTTCACCAAATCTAAGTTGCATATCTTCTTTGTCCTAATTgccacatccatttgatgatgCTACGTTGTCCAATAGCTATTTCATCAACAGCTTCCTTCTCTAATTTGCCCGATTTGGCATTGATGAGGACATTTCTGGATCTCCAATCCATGAATTTCATTCAAGTTTTCCCAACCCACCCCGATAGGCAGTGCTACCATTGCAGAGCCCATTGTCATTTAGCAGAAGAGAAGGACTCTAGTAGagctaattaaagaaaaaatttatacGATGCTAGACTGCCAATAGGAGGCCATAAACATTAGTGAGGAACAAGCAGATAAGCTTGTCTTCCCCACATCAAGCATGTAGCAGTGAAGGCCCTTTTTTCAATTAGTATGATGACAGGCATCAATGCAGAGGGAGGGTAAGTTTCCAGCATTTTGGTGCTTTTGACGATTACATAgtccataaaaaataatttgtgttGCAGCAAAATATAACACATGCTGAGATGCAATCAGGCTGTTATTTGCATGTTTAGTTAATCACACAGGAATTTCTATCTAAGGCATACCAAGAATGATTCCATGGGCATTTCTGTAATAGGAGCTTGTCAATGTTCTGAACTTCTCCTGTCCAGCTGCAACAGAAATCAATGTTTTGACAAGATATTTCTGGACTTTGAATTAAATCTTGACAAGAAATCAAATACCACAACATTCCCAATATTGTCTGTCCAATATCAGAATGTAACACCGACTCTGAGTAAAAAGCTAAAATCTATCTAGCATTTGAGTTCATTTACCAGTGTCCCAAATTGTCAGCTTTAGTCTCTTCCCACCGACTGTGAGCGACTTTATCTTGAAATCAACTCCTGTCCGAATTTCAATCAAGACCGTAAGATAGTATTGACTCCTGCCGATCTCAAACCACTATTAATCACCCAACCAGCAATGCTAAACCAAAAACTACAGCAAATCACCACGAAATCGCCGCACAAGTGGATAAAACAGGAAAACTGGATAGTCACATTCTTGAGGTCATAATCACAGAAGCCAACCAACTTAAGAAATTTGAGCCAAAAATGGGAGCTTTTATGCGATCTTATAGTAGGCAACATCAGTTAAAAACTATTACTGAGCATGCACTCGCtcaaagttttgaaatttaGCCATAGATCCAACTTCTCTGTTGCTAGCAGCTGAAGCCAACAAGTATGATCATCAATCCATCGGAATTCTAGTCTCAACGTGGCGTGCTGCAGCAATGAAACCGAAGCTCCATTGCCCAGAAATTTCTCAGAGACATGGAAAAAGACTGAGGAATCAAGAGACGAAAGCATCAAACTTTATTCTCTTTTGAGTGAGTACCAATGGTCGGGGCGAGATCTTCAGCAGAAGAAGAGATGAAGCTGACAAGAAGGCTGCTTTTGCCGACGCCAGAGTCTCCGATCAGCAAGATCTTGAACGACAGATCATAGCCACCGCTTTGCCCTGAAGAACCCATTATCGTTTTGCATCCAAAAACC harbors:
- the LOC104439028 gene encoding ras-related protein RABC2a gives rise to the protein MGSSGQSGGYDLSFKILLIGDSGVGKSSLLVSFISSSAEDLAPTIGVDFKIKSLTVGGKRLKLTIWDTAGQEKFRTLTSSYYRNAHGIILVYDVTRKETFANLSNVWAKEVELHSASQNCVKMLVGNKVDKDSEKAVSTEEGIALAKKLGCLFLECSAKTRENVEQCFEKLALKIMEVPSLLEEGSTAAKNKILKQKQEHRPPANGSCCS